A section of the Anabaena cylindrica PCC 7122 genome encodes:
- a CDS encoding type II toxin-antitoxin system VapC family toxin, translating into MNYLLDSNIVSYALKKNKTINNKLRELSFLGSEIFISCITYYEIKRGLISLNATKQLVDFHEFCSDYPVLFLDNLEIIEKSCEIHAKLKAKGTPIQDADVLIAATAIVRDLILVSNDSDLLRIQGINLENWLLL; encoded by the coding sequence GTGAATTATTTACTAGACTCAAATATCGTTAGTTATGCGTTAAAGAAAAATAAAACTATCAATAATAAACTGAGAGAGTTAAGCTTTCTCGGCTCAGAAATATTTATTAGTTGTATAACTTACTATGAAATTAAAAGAGGTTTGATATCTCTCAATGCTACTAAACAATTAGTAGATTTTCATGAATTTTGTAGTGATTATCCAGTATTATTTTTAGATAATTTAGAAATTATTGAAAAATCTTGTGAAATTCATGCCAAATTAAAAGCCAAAGGTACTCCTATCCAAGATGCTGATGTTTTAATAGCAGCTACAGCTATTGTCCGGGATTTAATTCTCGTTTCTAATGATTCTGATTTATTAAGAATTCAAGGTATTAATTTAGAAAATTGGTTGTTATTATAA
- a CDS encoding cobalamin-binding protein, translated as MSGNDIRIVSLIPSATEIVAMLGLSEAIVGRSHECDYPPEIANLPVCTESRLNGDDSSDTIHDGINHILQSALSIYKIKLDVLEKLQPTHIITQNQCDVCAVSLSEVEKAVAELTHSSPQIISLQPNTLEDVWGDIERVGQTFGVDTVNILDNLEARVKICNRKVQGLFVTEMPTVACIEWTNPLMIAANWIPELINLAGGQTVCSSMGKPATRLQWETLVASNPDVIIFMPCGFDLQRTQHEAKLLTQRPEWEKLHAAKAGRVFITDGNSYFNRPGPRLVDSVEILAEILHPEIFEYGYKGIGWELLKN; from the coding sequence ATGAGCGGTAATGATATAAGAATTGTATCTTTAATTCCCAGTGCGACGGAAATAGTTGCTATGTTGGGTTTATCTGAAGCTATTGTAGGGCGATCGCATGAATGTGACTACCCCCCGGAAATAGCCAATCTTCCTGTTTGTACAGAATCACGCTTAAACGGCGATGATTCCAGCGATACCATTCACGATGGCATAAACCATATTTTGCAATCTGCTCTGAGTATCTACAAAATCAAACTGGATGTTTTAGAGAAACTGCAACCGACCCACATTATTACCCAAAACCAGTGTGATGTATGTGCTGTCAGTTTATCAGAAGTAGAAAAAGCCGTTGCTGAACTTACCCATAGTTCACCCCAAATTATATCCTTGCAACCTAACACTCTAGAGGATGTGTGGGGTGATATTGAACGAGTTGGTCAAACCTTTGGTGTAGATACAGTAAATATCCTGGATAACCTAGAAGCACGAGTCAAAATTTGTAATCGTAAAGTCCAAGGTCTTTTTGTCACAGAAATGCCTACAGTTGCTTGTATTGAGTGGACTAATCCTTTGATGATTGCTGCTAATTGGATTCCCGAATTAATCAATTTAGCAGGAGGTCAGACTGTGTGTAGCAGTATGGGTAAACCTGCTACTCGCTTACAGTGGGAAACATTGGTAGCTAGTAATCCCGATGTCATCATTTTTATGCCCTGCGGCTTCGATTTACAAAGGACTCAGCATGAAGCCAAATTGTTAACCCAACGTCCAGAGTGGGAAAAACTGCACGCAGCTAAAGCTGGTAGAGTTTTCATTACTGACGGTAATTCTTACTTTAACCGTCCTGGCCCTCGCCTGGTAGATTCTGTGGAAATTTTAGCAGAGATATTGCACCCAGAGATATTTGAATATGGTTATAAAGGTATTGGTTGGGAACTTTTAAAAAACTAA
- a CDS encoding class I SAM-dependent methyltransferase, with protein sequence MTQIFPGEVFAETKDFDLGIRQLLPRYDEMLEVIIRCLPTTTHRILELGCGTGELSLKILKHFPNAEIISLDYSPRMIKFAHAKVVAAGFATRWTGIEADFGEWANYPEKLEIGTDFNACVSSLAIHHLTDEMKLRLTQQIAINLIPQGCFWNADPTLPETPALAEIYQIARAEWANQQGINTVEVRSKVGKSDTQGYSSQDQLATLDTNLQMLKKAGFATVAVPWKYYGLAVFGGWIG encoded by the coding sequence ATGACACAAATATTTCCCGGTGAAGTATTCGCCGAAACCAAAGATTTTGATCTGGGTATCCGCCAACTATTACCTCGCTATGATGAAATGTTAGAGGTAATTATCCGTTGCTTACCTACGACAACTCATCGGATTTTAGAATTGGGTTGTGGAACTGGAGAACTTAGTTTAAAAATCCTCAAGCACTTTCCAAATGCTGAAATCATCTCCCTCGATTATTCACCACGCATGATCAAATTTGCTCATGCTAAAGTTGTTGCTGCCGGATTTGCAACCCGATGGACTGGTATTGAAGCAGACTTCGGCGAATGGGCAAATTATCCAGAAAAGTTAGAGATAGGTACAGATTTTAATGCTTGCGTTTCATCTTTGGCTATTCACCACCTTACAGATGAAATGAAACTCAGGTTAACGCAACAAATTGCTATTAATCTCATTCCTCAAGGCTGTTTTTGGAATGCTGATCCCACTCTCCCAGAAACACCAGCCTTAGCAGAAATATACCAAATAGCAAGAGCAGAGTGGGCAAATCAACAGGGCATAAATACAGTAGAAGTTCGTAGTAAAGTTGGCAAATCTGATACTCAAGGTTATTCTAGTCAAGACCAACTAGCTACCCTTGACACTAATCTACAAATGCTAAAAAAGGCTGGTTTTGCTACTGTAGCTGTACCTTGGAAATATTATGGTCTGGCTGTGTTTGGTGGTTGGATCGGTTGA
- a CDS encoding RelA/SpoT family protein, whose translation MSSLLLDSSVDVSLPEWLKKCLRETSVKSSTAENDRTHSDIDLICRAFKYAYQLHQGQYRKSGEAYIAHPVAVASLLRDLGGSPAMIAAGFLHDVVEDTEVTIEQIEELFGAEVRLLVEGVTKLSKINFTSKTESQAENFRRMFLAMAQDIRVIVVKLADRLHNMRTLQYMSEASRRRSAQETRDIFAPLANRLGIWRIKWELEDLAFKYLEPDAFREIQQHVSEKRTAREEKLLKTTDVLRERLQQAGIQCLDISGRPKHLYSIYQKMHRQQKEFHEIYDLAALRIIVQTNEECYRALAVVHDAFRPIPGRFKDYIGLPKPNRYQSLHTGVIGLTGRPLEVQIRTVDMHHIAEYGIAAHWKYKETGSSTNNQVTNSDEKFTWLRQLLEWQSDLKDAQEYLDSVKDNLFEDDVYVFTPKGDVVPLSPGSTSIDFAYRIHTEVGNHCAGTRVNGRMVPLSTRLHNGDIVDVITQKNSHPSLDWLNFVRTSAAKYRIKQWYKRSRREENVARGKDLLEKELGKTGFDNLLKSDAMQTVSEKCNYHSVEDLLAGLGYGEITLNLVLNRWREVVKADQPVADVIPFLPKESSSKTARETQPTTSRASDSPILGVEGLVYHVAGCCTPIPGEGIIGVVTRGRGISIHRQGCHNVDSVECERLVPVRWNSAVENSGRPHTYPIDIQIETLDRVGILKDILSRLSDQGINVRHANVKTALGQPALIDLGIDIRDRNQLEHLFVQIKKMSDILNIRRVGQVEESQG comes from the coding sequence ATGAGCAGCTTACTTCTTGATTCCTCAGTAGATGTCAGTCTTCCGGAATGGCTTAAGAAATGTTTACGAGAAACATCCGTCAAAAGCAGCACAGCAGAAAATGACCGAACGCATAGCGATATTGATTTGATTTGTCGAGCCTTTAAATATGCCTATCAACTGCATCAAGGACAATACCGCAAATCTGGAGAAGCATATATTGCTCATCCGGTTGCTGTAGCTAGCTTGTTGCGAGATTTGGGAGGCAGTCCTGCTATGATAGCAGCTGGATTTCTTCATGATGTAGTTGAAGATACGGAAGTTACAATTGAACAGATAGAAGAACTTTTTGGAGCCGAAGTACGGCTATTGGTAGAAGGTGTCACCAAGCTTTCTAAAATCAATTTCACCAGCAAAACTGAAAGCCAAGCAGAAAACTTCCGACGAATGTTTTTGGCTATGGCGCAAGATATTCGGGTAATTGTGGTGAAGTTGGCAGACCGTTTGCATAATATGCGAACCTTGCAATATATGTCAGAAGCAAGTCGTCGCCGCAGCGCCCAAGAAACGCGAGATATATTTGCACCTTTAGCCAATCGCTTGGGAATTTGGCGAATTAAATGGGAATTGGAGGATTTGGCGTTTAAGTATCTCGAACCTGACGCTTTCCGCGAAATCCAGCAGCACGTTTCGGAAAAACGGACAGCGCGAGAAGAAAAATTGCTCAAAACTACAGATGTTTTGCGAGAACGTTTGCAGCAAGCTGGAATTCAGTGTTTGGATATTAGTGGCCGCCCCAAACATCTTTATAGCATTTATCAAAAAATGCACCGGCAACAAAAAGAATTTCATGAAATTTACGATTTGGCAGCACTGCGAATAATTGTGCAAACCAATGAAGAATGTTATCGCGCTTTGGCTGTTGTTCATGATGCTTTTCGCCCCATTCCTGGAAGATTTAAGGATTACATCGGCTTGCCAAAACCCAACCGTTACCAGTCGTTGCATACTGGGGTAATTGGTTTAACTGGCCGCCCCTTAGAGGTACAAATTCGGACTGTGGATATGCATCATATTGCTGAATATGGGATTGCAGCACATTGGAAGTATAAAGAAACAGGCAGTTCTACTAATAACCAAGTGACGAATTCAGATGAGAAGTTTACTTGGTTGCGACAATTGTTAGAATGGCAAAGTGATTTAAAAGATGCTCAAGAATACTTAGATAGTGTTAAAGACAATTTATTTGAAGATGATGTTTATGTCTTCACCCCTAAGGGGGATGTCGTACCTCTAAGTCCTGGTTCTACGAGTATAGATTTTGCTTATCGAATTCATACAGAGGTGGGAAACCATTGTGCAGGTACGCGGGTAAATGGACGCATGGTGCCATTATCAACGCGCCTACATAATGGGGATATTGTAGATGTGATTACGCAAAAAAATAGCCATCCCAGTTTAGATTGGTTAAATTTTGTCAGGACTTCGGCGGCGAAATATAGAATTAAACAATGGTACAAGCGATCGCGCCGGGAAGAAAATGTGGCGCGGGGAAAAGATTTATTAGAAAAGGAATTGGGTAAAACTGGTTTTGATAACTTGTTAAAATCTGACGCAATGCAAACTGTGTCTGAAAAGTGTAATTATCACAGTGTTGAGGATTTATTAGCCGGTTTAGGTTACGGTGAAATTACTTTGAATCTGGTGCTAAATCGCTGGCGAGAAGTGGTGAAAGCAGATCAACCTGTGGCTGATGTAATCCCATTTTTACCCAAGGAGTCATCATCAAAAACCGCACGAGAAACACAACCAACTACATCCCGTGCTAGTGATTCACCAATTCTTGGGGTTGAAGGGTTGGTTTATCATGTAGCTGGTTGTTGTACGCCGATTCCAGGTGAAGGGATTATTGGTGTGGTGACAAGAGGTCGTGGTATATCTATCCATCGCCAAGGCTGTCATAATGTGGATAGTGTGGAATGTGAACGCTTAGTACCTGTAAGATGGAACTCAGCGGTAGAAAATAGCGGTCGTCCTCACACTTACCCCATTGATATTCAAATTGAGACTCTTGACCGAGTGGGGATATTAAAGGATATTTTATCGCGGTTGAGTGACCAAGGCATAAATGTCCGTCATGCTAACGTGAAAACAGCTTTGGGACAACCGGCATTGATAGATTTGGGCATTGATATCCGCGATCGCAATCAATTAGAACACTTATTTGTGCAAATTAAAAAAATGAGTGATATTCTTAACATCCGTCGTGTTGGTCAAGTGGAAGAGTCACAGGGGTAA